The uncultured Desulfovibrio sp. genome window below encodes:
- a CDS encoding DnaA/Hda family protein, which produces MQEQWQTIRESLRDTLDPGTYKVWVSSLAASIEGTHLCLTTATPYAANWLRSRLAGQIREAAAPVLGCDASALVLEFRSASTSGTLAAPSPSAAPVAPAEKAPAASAPSPGAAMQQGVLPMPLAPMPRMRPRFRFNFDDFVVGSSNEMAVAAARDVCRDDGFVETLFVSSASGMGKTHLAQAVGQTLQQAGEGAHVAYLTAEELTSRFVQAVRSHDVETFKEQMRQWDVLLLEDIHFLQGKDKFQEMVLNLVKSLQNRGGRAVFTSTFSPRELVKLDSQLASYFASGILAPMERPTLDMRREILERKASLHQVILPDEVSELLAGRLAGDIRQLESCLNTLVYKARLLRRQISPEMALEVLQQYVSADCGSPDWDSIVKLVCKTFGLSTRQLESRSRRRECVMGRNTIFYLARKHTDMSLAEIGERFNRRHSSVIKGITSLERELARESSMGRQIARAVSLIERNAGLGCPL; this is translated from the coding sequence ATCTCTCAGAGATACGCTGGATCCGGGAACCTACAAGGTGTGGGTTTCCTCTCTTGCGGCGTCCATTGAGGGAACGCACCTGTGCCTGACCACGGCTACGCCCTATGCCGCCAACTGGCTGCGTAGTCGTCTGGCCGGGCAGATACGCGAAGCAGCCGCCCCCGTGCTGGGGTGTGATGCCTCTGCGCTGGTGCTTGAATTCCGTTCTGCCAGCACGTCCGGCACACTGGCCGCGCCGTCACCGTCCGCCGCGCCCGTGGCTCCGGCGGAAAAGGCGCCTGCCGCTTCCGCGCCGTCGCCGGGGGCTGCCATGCAGCAGGGGGTCTTGCCCATGCCGCTGGCTCCCATGCCCAGGATGCGCCCCCGCTTCCGTTTCAACTTTGATGACTTTGTGGTGGGCAGCAGCAACGAAATGGCCGTGGCCGCTGCCCGTGATGTCTGTCGGGATGACGGCTTTGTGGAAACGCTCTTTGTGAGTTCCGCTTCCGGCATGGGCAAGACGCACCTGGCCCAGGCCGTGGGCCAGACCCTGCAACAGGCAGGGGAGGGCGCTCATGTGGCCTATCTGACGGCCGAGGAGTTGACCTCCCGTTTTGTGCAGGCAGTGCGCAGCCACGATGTGGAGACCTTCAAGGAGCAGATGCGGCAGTGGGATGTGCTGCTGCTGGAGGACATCCATTTCCTGCAGGGCAAGGACAAATTTCAGGAAATGGTGCTCAATCTGGTCAAGAGCCTGCAAAACCGCGGCGGGCGCGCGGTGTTCACCAGCACCTTCAGTCCGCGCGAGCTGGTCAAGCTGGACAGTCAGCTGGCCTCCTACTTTGCCTCGGGCATTCTTGCGCCCATGGAGCGGCCCACGCTGGACATGCGGCGGGAAATTCTGGAGCGCAAGGCCAGCCTGCATCAGGTCATTCTGCCCGATGAGGTGAGCGAACTGCTGGCCGGACGCCTGGCTGGCGACATCCGCCAGCTGGAATCCTGCCTCAATACGCTGGTCTACAAGGCCCGCCTGCTGCGGCGGCAGATCAGCCCCGAAATGGCGCTGGAAGTCTTGCAGCAGTATGTCAGCGCGGATTGCGGCAGCCCGGACTGGGACAGCATTGTGAAGCTGGTCTGCAAGACCTTTGGCCTGAGCACCCGTCAGCTGGAATCCCGGTCGCGCCGCCGGGAATGCGTCATGGGGCGCAATACCATTTTTTATCTGGCCCGCAAGCATACGGACATGTCCCTTGCGGAAATCGGCGAGCGCTTCAACCGGCGGCATTCGTCGGTCATCAAGGGCATTACCTCGCTGGAGCGGGAGCTGGCCCGGGAAAGCAGCATGGGCCGGCAGATTGCCCGGGCAGTGAGCCTCATCGAGCGCAATGCCGGCCTTGGGTGCCCGCTGTAG
- a CDS encoding FeoB-associated Cys-rich membrane protein: protein METVLIAAIVLLAVLYMGNRLYRAVRRRPGGGCSCGCSGCASRQAPAAMHTPGQASACSHCQPQSRR from the coding sequence ATGGAAACCGTCCTCATCGCTGCCATTGTGCTGCTGGCCGTGCTCTACATGGGAAACAGACTCTATCGGGCTGTCCGCCGCCGCCCGGGGGGAGGATGCTCGTGCGGCTGCTCAGGCTGCGCCTCCCGTCAGGCACCGGCCGCCATGCACACGCCGGGACAGGCATCTGCCTGCTCCCACTGCCAGCCGCAGAGCCGCCGCTGA
- a CDS encoding transcriptional repressor, with amino-acid sequence MDNADFHAAFQEFITRKGMNATAQRRTIAEVFFRFRGHHTLEEFYQHVQEADPSIGQTTVYRTLKLLCEAGLATEIHFSDGLARYEVASSDNHHDHMICISCGKVIEVFDPRIEKIQRDIARKHNFLLRGHSHNLYGICADCHARKAHDAADINSH; translated from the coding sequence ATGGACAATGCAGATTTTCACGCCGCGTTTCAGGAATTCATCACCCGCAAGGGCATGAATGCCACGGCCCAGCGCCGCACCATCGCCGAGGTGTTCTTCCGCTTCCGCGGGCATCATACCCTGGAAGAATTCTATCAGCATGTGCAGGAGGCAGATCCGAGCATCGGGCAGACCACCGTCTACCGCACGCTCAAGCTGCTCTGCGAGGCCGGCCTGGCCACGGAAATACATTTCAGCGACGGCCTGGCCCGGTATGAAGTGGCCTCGTCCGACAACCACCACGACCACATGATCTGCATTTCCTGCGGCAAGGTCATCGAGGTCTTTGATCCGCGCATCGAAAAGATCCAGCGCGACATTGCCCGCAAGCACAACTTCCTGCTGCGGGGACATTCACACAATCTCTACGGCATCTGCGCCGACTGCCATGCCCGGAAGGCGCATGACGCAGCGGACATAAACAGCCATTGA
- a CDS encoding EamA family transporter, protein MVLSRRTGILLNLFLLYISWGSTYICLKFCMHAAGPFTVCGARMLAGGLLLSLLLLLRGRWQRPTWHDMGHAAWLALFMVLMASGLLAKGQESIPSSMAAIVSASTPITMLVAGWLLAGEPRPTRRQCCGLLGGGTGLLLLTLGRQDAQGALEAAAGQFSLVGMLWVLAGTLGWVTGTLISRRVRYRSALGGTQSCALLLMLGGLESLLAAALSGEGASLHLQDIGWQVSLAFAWMVVGGSIIAYYSYFWLLAHASIATAVSYEYVIPVIGVLLGWWLGGESLNLRIILSCVLIVGSVFFVIQGRHSS, encoded by the coding sequence ATGGTTCTTTCACGGCGCACGGGCATACTGCTTAATCTGTTCCTGCTCTACATTTCCTGGGGGTCCACCTATATCTGCCTGAAATTCTGCATGCATGCGGCCGGTCCCTTTACGGTATGCGGTGCGCGCATGCTGGCCGGGGGCCTGCTGCTGAGCCTGCTGCTTCTGCTGCGCGGCCGCTGGCAGCGCCCCACATGGCACGATATGGGTCATGCCGCCTGGCTGGCCCTGTTCATGGTGCTCATGGCCAGCGGGCTGCTGGCCAAGGGGCAGGAGAGCATACCGTCCTCCATGGCGGCCATCGTTTCCGCCTCCACCCCCATCACCATGCTGGTGGCCGGCTGGCTGCTTGCCGGGGAGCCACGGCCCACGCGCCGGCAGTGCTGCGGCCTGCTGGGCGGCGGCACGGGCCTGCTGCTGCTGACCCTGGGACGACAGGATGCGCAGGGTGCACTGGAGGCGGCAGCAGGGCAGTTTTCCCTTGTGGGCATGCTCTGGGTTCTTGCGGGCACGCTGGGCTGGGTGACGGGGACGCTCATTTCCCGCCGGGTGCGCTACCGTTCCGCCCTGGGGGGCACCCAGTCCTGTGCCCTGCTGCTCATGCTGGGCGGGCTGGAATCGCTGCTGGCGGCAGCGCTGAGCGGAGAGGGGGCATCCCTGCATCTTCAGGATATCGGCTGGCAGGTGTCACTGGCCTTTGCCTGGATGGTGGTGGGCGGCTCCATCATTGCCTATTATTCCTATTTCTGGCTGCTGGCCCATGCCTCCATTGCCACGGCCGTTTCCTATGAATACGTCATTCCTGTCATCGGCGTGCTGCTGGGCTGGTGGCTGGGCGGAGAAAGCCTGAATCTGCGGATCATCCTGTCCTGCGTGCTCATTGTGGGATCGGTATTCTTTGTCATCCAGGGACGGCACAGCTCCTAG
- the thiC gene encoding phosphomethylpyrimidine synthase ThiC — translation MASSLISQNSALRGLLDKHLARIAAEEGLDPAFITDAINAGTMVLLGNPAHSGVSPIVVGQPSRIKVNANLGTSPLNNCISTEERKLKAALAAGADTVMDLSIAGDLDAIRTGMLTNSPAPLGTVPMYAVGQQILDADRDIASMKADDLFNEIEKQARQGVDFMTVHCGLSLKGAQFGVESTRVMGVVSRGGSMLSRWMLENQRENPLLEYFDRLIDVCREYNVTLSLGDGLRPGAGVDAGDAAQWEEVINLGRLAKYALERGVQCMIEGPGHVPMHLVRTQIQGIKRLTHNAPLYVLGPLCCDSAPGYDHIAGAIGGAIGVEAGVDFLCYLTPAEHLTLPDEADVRAGVMASRVAAQVGEVALGTARARAREALMNEGRKNLDWDKMRAAALDPEQLDKRREEHKNEEVCAMCGKFCAVKMLRDRKTS, via the coding sequence ATGGCATCTTCGCTCATTTCCCAGAACTCCGCCCTGCGCGGCCTGCTTGACAAACACCTTGCCCGGATCGCTGCCGAAGAAGGTCTGGACCCCGCGTTCATCACGGACGCCATCAATGCCGGCACCATGGTTCTTCTGGGCAATCCGGCCCACAGTGGTGTCTCCCCCATTGTGGTGGGGCAGCCGTCCCGCATCAAGGTCAATGCCAACCTTGGCACATCGCCGCTGAACAACTGCATCAGCACCGAAGAGCGGAAACTCAAGGCCGCCCTTGCTGCCGGTGCCGACACGGTGATGGACCTTTCCATTGCCGGCGATCTGGACGCCATTCGCACCGGCATGCTCACCAACAGCCCTGCCCCTCTGGGCACGGTGCCCATGTATGCCGTGGGCCAGCAGATTCTGGACGCGGATCGCGACATCGCCAGCATGAAGGCCGATGACCTCTTCAACGAGATCGAAAAACAGGCCCGCCAGGGGGTGGATTTCATGACCGTGCACTGCGGTCTGTCCCTCAAGGGCGCTCAGTTCGGTGTGGAAAGCACCCGCGTCATGGGCGTGGTTTCCCGCGGCGGTTCCATGCTCTCCCGCTGGATGCTGGAAAACCAGCGCGAAAATCCCCTGCTGGAATATTTTGACCGCCTCATCGATGTCTGCCGCGAATACAATGTGACCCTGTCCCTGGGTGACGGCCTGCGCCCCGGCGCAGGGGTGGACGCCGGCGATGCCGCCCAGTGGGAAGAAGTCATCAACCTGGGCCGCCTGGCAAAATACGCCCTGGAACGCGGCGTGCAGTGCATGATCGAAGGGCCGGGCCACGTGCCCATGCACCTGGTGCGCACCCAGATTCAGGGCATCAAGCGCCTGACCCACAATGCCCCCCTCTATGTGCTCGGCCCCCTGTGCTGCGACAGCGCCCCGGGCTATGATCACATTGCCGGCGCCATCGGCGGGGCCATCGGCGTGGAAGCCGGAGTGGACTTCCTCTGCTACCTCACCCCGGCCGAACATCTGACCCTGCCCGATGAGGCTGATGTGCGCGCCGGCGTCATGGCCTCCCGCGTGGCGGCCCAGGTGGGCGAAGTGGCCCTGGGCACGGCCCGTGCCAGGGCACGCGAGGCCCTCATGAATGAGGGTCGCAAAAACCTTGACTGGGACAAGATGCGCGCCGCCGCCCTTGACCCCGAACAGCTCGACAAGCGCCGCGAAGAGCACAAGAACGAAGAAGTCTGCGCCATGTGCGGCAAGTTCTGTGCCGTGAAGATGCTGCGCGACCGCAAAACGTCCTAA
- a CDS encoding potassium transporter TrkG produces the protein MTRRRLLTPLTWPVLSFLLAIILGGLLLCLPYCSVDAALHPVDAFFLATSAVCVTGLSPVDISTLLTPLGQGVLLCLVQVGGLGVMTYTSLVFLLWKHHVPFGSREAVSQALLGGNFDLRAFLRCLLGMVLGIEAVAALVLHWHDPDFFTPFSAVFHAVSAFCNAGFALRPDNLMAYRDDVVVNVVICVCIILGGIGFGVLHELLGVLTRGRLGPGGTRFSRLSRLVVSTSLFLVLAGGLLLYVIGWRRPGNEQVVGEGFALLLSSFFQSISARTAGFNTVDIASLSHASLMVLMALMFVGGGPGSCAGGIKVTTFRVLLGYLLAQLRGGGQIVLANRGVRDENLTRALTLFFLYGFMIMTSIFLLSLTESGILYRTADSGMSFLHLLFEVVSALGTVGLSANVTPRLSFEGKCIIMVNMFAGRVGLLGILLALRSLHPRRAYRYAESELPIG, from the coding sequence ATGACGCGACGTCGTTTGCTGACTCCGCTTACCTGGCCGGTGCTTTCCTTTCTGCTGGCCATCATTCTGGGCGGCCTGCTGCTCTGCCTGCCGTACTGTAGCGTGGATGCGGCCCTGCATCCGGTGGATGCCTTTTTTCTGGCCACGTCTGCGGTCTGCGTTACGGGGCTGAGTCCTGTGGACATCAGCACCCTGCTTACGCCCCTGGGGCAGGGGGTGCTGCTCTGTCTGGTGCAGGTGGGCGGCCTGGGGGTCATGACCTATACCAGTCTGGTCTTTCTGCTCTGGAAGCATCACGTGCCCTTTGGCAGCCGCGAGGCTGTCAGCCAGGCTCTGCTGGGGGGAAATTTTGATCTGCGGGCCTTTCTGCGCTGTCTGCTGGGCATGGTGCTGGGCATAGAGGCCGTGGCGGCCCTGGTTCTGCACTGGCATGACCCGGACTTTTTCACTCCTTTCAGCGCGGTCTTTCATGCGGTTTCAGCCTTCTGCAATGCCGGTTTTGCCCTGCGCCCCGACAATCTCATGGCCTATCGTGACGATGTGGTGGTCAATGTGGTCATCTGTGTCTGTATCATACTGGGGGGCATTGGCTTCGGGGTGCTGCACGAGCTGCTGGGAGTGCTCACGCGCGGCCGGCTCGGCCCGGGGGGAACACGCTTCAGCCGTCTGAGCCGGCTGGTGGTGAGCACGTCCCTCTTTCTGGTGCTGGCCGGGGGGCTGCTGCTCTATGTCATCGGCTGGAGGCGCCCCGGCAATGAACAGGTGGTGGGCGAGGGCTTTGCCCTGCTGCTGTCGTCCTTTTTCCAGTCCATTTCTGCCCGGACGGCGGGCTTCAATACGGTGGACATTGCCAGCCTGAGTCATGCCAGCCTCATGGTGCTCATGGCGCTCATGTTTGTGGGGGGCGGGCCGGGGTCCTGTGCCGGCGGCATCAAGGTAACCACATTCCGGGTGCTGCTGGGTTATCTGCTGGCCCAGCTGCGCGGCGGCGGGCAGATTGTCCTGGCCAATCGCGGCGTGCGGGACGAGAACCTGACCCGCGCCCTGACGCTGTTCTTTCTGTACGGCTTCATGATCATGACATCCATCTTTCTGCTCAGCCTGACGGAGTCGGGCATCCTGTACCGCACGGCGGACAGCGGCATGAGCTTTCTTCACCTGCTGTTCGAGGTGGTGTCTGCCCTGGGCACCGTGGGCCTGAGCGCCAATGTGACGCCGCGACTCAGCTTTGAGGGCAAGTGCATTATCATGGTAAACATGTTTGCCGGCCGTGTGGGGCTGCTGGGCATTCTGCTGGCCCTGCGCAGTCTGCACCCGCGCCGGGCCTACCGCTATGCGGAAAGCGAGCTGCCCATCGGCTAG
- a CDS encoding TrkA family potassium uptake protein, which produces MTGKSMEIGIIGLGKFGLRMARTLRDLGHTVIGIDASENRVQLAEEYLETVYRADATNLTVLRSLHMQELDWVVICVGESVEQSLNITLNVQELAGPRLLVKASNEEHRKILQRLHVDRAIVPEVDAAVMAAHQLANPGMLDLIPKYGGIAIQELDVDRWHGKTLVELNLMQEHAVMVMGIRPAGADAFIFVPPARTVLQRGDRLVVAGRPASMGRLRP; this is translated from the coding sequence CTGACGGGGAAAAGCATGGAAATCGGCATCATCGGTCTGGGGAAATTCGGTCTGCGCATGGCGCGGACCCTGCGGGACCTGGGGCATACGGTCATTGGCATTGATGCCTCTGAAAATCGCGTGCAGCTGGCCGAGGAATATCTGGAAACGGTCTACAGGGCCGATGCCACCAATCTGACGGTGCTGCGCTCACTGCACATGCAGGAACTGGACTGGGTCGTCATCTGCGTGGGAGAGAGTGTGGAACAGTCGCTGAACATCACGCTCAATGTGCAGGAGCTGGCCGGTCCGCGTCTGCTGGTGAAGGCTTCCAATGAGGAACATCGCAAGATTCTGCAGCGCCTGCACGTGGACAGAGCCATTGTGCCCGAGGTGGATGCGGCTGTCATGGCCGCGCATCAGCTGGCCAATCCGGGCATGCTGGACCTGATTCCCAAATACGGGGGCATTGCCATCCAGGAACTGGATGTGGACCGCTGGCACGGCAAGACGCTGGTGGAGCTGAACCTCATGCAGGAGCATGCCGTCATGGTCATGGGCATTCGGCCGGCCGGTGCGGATGCGTTCATCTTTGTTCCGCCCGCCCGCACGGTCCTGCAGCGGGGTGACCGGCTGGTGGTGGCCGGGCGGCCTGCCTCCATGGGGCGTCTGCGCCCCTGA
- a CDS encoding YgjP-like metallopeptidase domain-containing protein, whose product MPQAPSAPAGSVHLQDDEVCFVLADGTRLSARIRRHAACRLLRLSLSAQGRLRLSVAPGLSAARLLPQLRAALPWLEKAWASRPVQEEAHPLPAALCLPVAELSLPLRLEGSLAQGRHAAARPGTRSLLREQGAQRLLLLEDGTALRLYGDPVETLMARVLQDWCRAQAQRCLPPFLQALARRHGFVVRSVQVRDQRSRWGSCSRDKEQPDSGHIRLNWRAVLLPREDAVFLCLHELCHIRHMNHSPAYRAELARLAPDWAARERRLSRFWQELPWWAQHRD is encoded by the coding sequence ATGCCACAAGCTCCCTCCGCCCCGGCGGGCAGCGTGCATCTTCAGGATGACGAGGTCTGCTTTGTTCTTGCCGACGGAACCCGCCTGTCCGCCCGTATCCGGCGGCATGCCGCCTGCCGGCTGCTGCGCCTGAGCCTTTCCGCCCAGGGACGCCTGCGCCTCTCGGTGGCTCCCGGTCTGTCCGCCGCCCGGCTGCTGCCCCAGCTGCGCGCCGCGCTGCCCTGGCTGGAAAAGGCCTGGGCCTCCCGCCCTGTGCAGGAGGAAGCCCACCCCCTGCCGGCAGCGCTCTGTCTGCCCGTGGCGGAACTGTCTCTACCCCTGCGCCTGGAAGGTTCGCTGGCCCAGGGGCGGCATGCGGCAGCCAGGCCGGGCACCCGCTCCCTGCTGCGGGAACAGGGCGCGCAGCGACTGCTGCTGCTGGAAGACGGGACGGCCCTGCGCCTCTATGGTGATCCGGTGGAAACCCTGATGGCCCGCGTGCTGCAGGACTGGTGCCGGGCGCAGGCCCAGCGCTGCCTGCCGCCGTTCCTGCAGGCCCTGGCCCGTCGGCACGGCTTTGTCGTGCGCAGCGTGCAGGTGCGGGACCAGCGCTCCCGCTGGGGCAGCTGCTCACGGGACAAGGAACAGCCGGACAGCGGGCACATCCGCCTCAACTGGCGGGCCGTCCTGCTGCCACGGGAGGATGCGGTCTTTCTGTGCCTGCACGAACTCTGCCACATCCGCCACATGAACCACTCGCCCGCCTACCGGGCCGAACTGGCCCGGCTGGCGCCGGACTGGGCCGCACGGGAGCGCCGCCTTTCCCGCTTCTGGCAGGAGCTGCCCTGGTGGGCACAGCACAGGGACTGA
- a CDS encoding ABC transporter substrate-binding protein: MLHMLPRLLLAALLVATLFPRAAMAGELTTVVSAWLGDHETFPMWYAKEHGWDKEAGLNVEMKRFASGADMLTALASRGWHFALMGAVPAMLGNLRYNSSIIALGNDESGSNGVLLRAGSDMAQVRGWNRQYPQVCGSPQTVRGKTFLVTTVSSAHYALNVWLEILGLRDSDIIIRNMEQKEALAAFERGEGDGVALWAPYLFDALHRGAVLAADMRLCGRGNPVVMVADTRYAARHPDVTVRFLGVYLRGIAAIRSTPPEQLVPQYQRFYQQFSHREYSAALALQDLRNHPVYTLQEQLALFDDSHGPSQVQQWQAGVARFFTALGRITPQEARKVGDGTYATGTYLRLLARQQPASSGNEAPGQ, translated from the coding sequence ATGCTGCACATGCTTCCGCGTCTTCTCCTGGCTGCCCTGCTTGTTGCCACCCTGTTTCCCCGCGCGGCCATGGCCGGGGAACTGACCACGGTGGTCAGCGCCTGGCTGGGCGATCATGAAACCTTCCCCATGTGGTATGCCAAGGAACACGGCTGGGACAAGGAAGCCGGCCTGAACGTGGAGATGAAGCGCTTTGCTTCCGGCGCGGACATGCTCACCGCCCTGGCCTCGCGCGGCTGGCACTTTGCCCTCATGGGGGCCGTGCCTGCCATGCTGGGCAATCTGCGCTACAACAGCAGCATCATTGCCCTGGGCAACGACGAGTCAGGCAGCAATGGCGTCCTGCTGCGGGCCGGCAGCGACATGGCCCAGGTACGGGGCTGGAACCGCCAGTATCCCCAGGTCTGCGGCAGTCCCCAGACGGTGCGGGGCAAGACCTTTCTGGTCACCACCGTCTCTTCCGCCCACTATGCCCTCAATGTCTGGCTGGAAATACTGGGCCTGCGCGACAGTGACATCATTATCAGGAACATGGAGCAGAAAGAGGCCCTGGCGGCCTTTGAACGGGGAGAAGGAGACGGCGTGGCCCTGTGGGCGCCCTATCTGTTTGATGCCCTGCACAGAGGCGCCGTTCTTGCCGCAGACATGCGCCTGTGCGGGCGCGGCAATCCCGTGGTGATGGTGGCCGACACCCGCTATGCTGCCCGCCACCCCGACGTGACGGTGCGCTTTCTGGGGGTTTACCTGCGGGGCATTGCCGCCATCAGAAGCACCCCGCCGGAACAGCTCGTGCCCCAGTACCAGCGCTTCTATCAGCAGTTTTCCCACCGGGAGTACAGTGCTGCCCTGGCGTTGCAGGACCTGCGCAACCATCCAGTCTATACCCTCCAGGAACAGCTTGCCCTGTTTGACGACAGTCACGGCCCCAGCCAGGTGCAGCAGTGGCAGGCCGGTGTGGCCCGCTTCTTTACCGCGCTGGGGCGCATCACCCCCCAGGAGGCCCGCAAGGTGGGCGACGGAACCTATGCCACCGGAACCTATCTGCGCCTTCTGGCCCGGCAGCAGCCCGCTTCGTCCGGGAACGAGGCCCCCGGACAGTAA
- the ald gene encoding alanine dehydrogenase produces MLIGVTKEIKANEHRVGITPAGVKALKDHGHEVMIEIGAGLGSRISDDDYKAAGATMMPVADVWAKADMIMKVKEPLQSEYKYFREGLLLFTYLHLAADKPQTDALLNAGVVGLAYETVQPDDRTLPLLAPMSEVAGRMSIQVGANILTKQAGGCGVLLGGVPGVQRGKVVIVGGGIVGTNAAKMAIGIGAEVTILDNNLNRLRYLDDIFGARVQTMASNSHNIAAAVKDADLVIGSVLIPGAKCPQLVTEDMIKTMRPGSAVVDVAIDQGGAVETTAGHPTTHENPTFVKHDVVHYSVANIPGAVPIASTYALTNATLPYALQLADKGWKKACADNIALARGLNTVYGKCTFKGVADAFGLEYVPAAEMLK; encoded by the coding sequence ATGCTTATCGGCGTTACCAAAGAAATCAAGGCCAACGAACATCGTGTAGGCATCACCCCCGCTGGCGTCAAAGCTCTGAAGGACCATGGCCACGAGGTCATGATCGAAATCGGCGCCGGTCTCGGCAGCCGCATTTCTGATGACGACTACAAGGCTGCCGGCGCTACCATGATGCCCGTGGCCGATGTCTGGGCCAAGGCCGACATGATCATGAAGGTGAAGGAACCTCTGCAGAGCGAATACAAATACTTCCGCGAAGGCCTGCTGCTCTTCACCTATCTGCACCTGGCCGCCGACAAGCCCCAGACCGATGCCCTGCTCAACGCTGGCGTGGTGGGCCTGGCCTACGAAACCGTGCAGCCCGATGACCGCACCCTGCCCCTGCTGGCTCCCATGTCCGAAGTGGCCGGCCGCATGTCCATCCAGGTGGGCGCCAACATCCTCACCAAGCAGGCCGGCGGCTGCGGCGTGCTGCTGGGCGGCGTGCCCGGCGTGCAGCGCGGCAAGGTCGTCATCGTGGGTGGCGGCATCGTGGGCACCAACGCTGCCAAAATGGCCATCGGCATCGGCGCCGAAGTGACCATCCTTGACAACAACCTGAACCGCCTGCGCTACCTCGACGACATCTTCGGCGCCCGCGTGCAGACCATGGCTTCCAACAGCCACAACATTGCCGCCGCCGTGAAGGACGCCGACCTCGTCATCGGCTCCGTGCTCATCCCCGGCGCCAAGTGCCCGCAGCTGGTGACCGAAGACATGATCAAAACCATGCGCCCCGGCTCCGCCGTGGTGGACGTGGCCATTGACCAGGGCGGCGCTGTGGAAACCACCGCCGGTCATCCGACCACGCACGAAAACCCGACCTTCGTGAAGCATGACGTTGTCCACTACTCCGTGGCCAACATCCCCGGCGCCGTGCCGATCGCCTCCACCTACGCCCTGACCAACGCCACCCTGCCCTATGCCCTGCAGCTGGCCGACAAGGGCTGGAAGAAGGCCTGCGCCGACAACATCGCTCTTGCCCGCGGTCTCAACACCGTCTATGGCAAGTGCACCTTCAAGGGCGTTGCCGATGCCTTCGGTCTGGAATACGTTCCCGCCGCCGAAATGCTGAAGTAA
- a CDS encoding BMP family ABC transporter substrate-binding protein, with protein sequence MSCLLLCHAPRPALAGLLRCCLILLLLLAALAPSPAGAAPAATPPAGVVTLLLEDDSPDQGWNDLLKSGLQRAARSTGLPVRVVVAPAHADQQAIFRQEAARSGLLIVACDNLHEVLRNNAANFRQTRFGCIDTGVRAANIMSITFADEQAAFLAGAAAAMLTADGTQSGSSPRALGWLSAYETGAVRTMLNGFLEGARLVTPDMRILHRVIGSWTDTAAARAAVQEMLDQGAAVVVLSAGRAGLGTLDLLRQRQALAIGMDADQDSLMPGTVLTSIRKRADRAVEELVTAYADDRFQGAEIITYTLENGGVDITNFASYAAAGKPLPPRLLQRCKELRMELSRGSIRLPSLRQGTLCNCR encoded by the coding sequence ATGTCCTGCTTGCTGTTATGCCATGCGCCGCGCCCGGCCCTGGCCGGTCTTCTGCGCTGCTGTCTGATTCTTCTGCTCCTGCTGGCCGCCCTGGCCCCGTCCCCGGCCGGTGCCGCCCCGGCGGCCACACCGCCCGCCGGCGTCGTGACCCTGCTGCTGGAAGACGATAGCCCGGACCAGGGCTGGAACGATCTGCTCAAAAGCGGCCTGCAACGCGCCGCCCGCAGCACCGGCCTGCCTGTGCGCGTGGTGGTGGCGCCGGCCCATGCCGACCAGCAGGCCATCTTCCGACAGGAAGCTGCCCGCTCCGGTCTGCTTATCGTGGCCTGCGACAATCTTCACGAAGTACTGCGCAACAATGCGGCCAATTTCCGCCAGACCCGCTTCGGCTGCATTGATACCGGCGTGCGGGCAGCCAATATCATGTCCATCACCTTTGCCGACGAGCAGGCCGCCTTTCTGGCCGGAGCCGCGGCAGCCATGCTGACAGCCGATGGCACACAGTCCGGGAGCAGCCCCCGGGCACTGGGCTGGCTTTCTGCCTATGAAACCGGCGCCGTGCGCACCATGCTGAACGGCTTTCTGGAAGGGGCACGCCTGGTGACGCCTGACATGCGCATTCTGCACCGGGTTATCGGCTCGTGGACCGATACGGCTGCCGCCCGGGCAGCCGTCCAGGAAATGCTGGATCAGGGGGCGGCCGTTGTGGTGCTGTCCGCCGGACGCGCCGGACTGGGCACACTGGATCTGCTGCGGCAGCGGCAGGCCCTGGCCATCGGCATGGATGCCGACCAGGACAGCCTCATGCCCGGAACCGTGCTGACCTCTATCCGCAAGCGGGCCGACCGTGCCGTGGAGGAACTGGTCACAGCCTATGCCGACGACCGCTTTCAGGGAGCGGAAATCATTACCTATACGCTGGAAAACGGCGGCGTGGACATCACCAACTTTGCCAGCTATGCCGCCGCGGGCAAGCCCCTGCCGCCCCGACTGCTCCAGCGCTGCAAGGAACTGCGCATGGAGCTGAGCAGGGGCAGCATACGCCTGCCTTCCCTGCGTCAGGGCACGCTCTGCAACTGCCGCTGA